Sequence from the Nocardia brasiliensis genome:
GAGTTTGCGCAGCTCGTCCGGCAGCACGTCGTAGTCGGCCTCGGTCATTTCCAAGGCGCCCGGATCGTCGGCCCATACCGGAAGAACGCTCACTGACTGCCTCGCTCGGAGTAGGGCTATCGGTCGATGGTCATGCTACGCGGGCCGGTGGCACGGGCTGGTGATCGTTGAGAGGCCGTGGCGGGTTCAGGGGGTGGGTTGGGGGCGGGTGGCGGCGAGGGCTTCTTCTTGGATGCGGGGGAATTGGGCGGCCATGGCTTCGGCGAGGGTTTGCGCGGCCGAGAGGGGGCGGACCATGACCGTGAGGGCGTCGATCTTGCCGGTCTCGTCGTAGTGCAGGAAGTCGCAGCCGTTGACGGTCTTGCCGTTGACGGTGGCCTCGAAGACGAGGGCGTGGTCGCGCCCGTCGGCATCGCCGATCTCGCGCAGGTAGCGGAAGTCCTCGAAGACGCGCAGCACACCGCGCAGGATCGCGGTGGTGATCGCCTTGCCCGGGTAGGGCTTGAAGGCGACCGGGCTGGTGAAGACGACATCGTCGGCGAACAGCGCTTCCATCGCCTCGACGTCGCGGGCCTCGACCGCCTCGCGGAACGTGGTCATATCCCACCTCGCATATGCAACTCGTTGAATAGGATCGGCTCGACACTAACCCAGCAACCGGCCCTTTCACCAGGGGTGCATCCGATGCGGGTCGGCAGCGCGTGCCGAAACCGGCCCGCTCAGTGAGAACGCTTGGGGCGCTTGTCCATCAACCGCAGGATCAACGGCGTGAAGATCAACTGCATGGCCAGATCCATCTTGCCGCCGGGCACCACGATGCAGTTGGGCCGCGACATGAACGAGTCGTGCAGCATCGAGAGCAGATACGGGAAGTCGATCACCTTCGGATCGGCGAAGCGGATCACCACGAAGCTCTCGTCGGCGGTGGGGATGCTGCGCGCGATGAACGGATTGGAGGTGTCCACGGTCGGCACCCGCTGGAAGTTGACGTAGGTGTGGGAGAACTGCGGGCAGATGTATTTCACGTAGTCGGGCATCCGGCGCAGGATCGTGTCGATCACCGCCTCGCTGGAATAGCCGCGTTCGGTCTTGTCCCGGATGACCTTCTGAATCCATTCCAGATTGACGATGGGCACCACCCCGACCAGCAGATCCGCGTACTGCGCGACATTCACGCTGTCGGTGATCGCGGCGCCGTGCAGCCCCTCGTAGAACAGCAGGTCGCTGCCGGGCGCCAGGTCTTCCCACGGGGTGAACGTGCCCGCGGGCTGCCCGTAGGGTTCGGCCTCGCGCTCGTCGTGCAGATACTTTCGCACCTGCCCGACCCCCGTCTCGCCGTAGTCGCGAAACAACTGCTCGAGCTCCTTCAGCAGATTCGCCTCCTCCCCGAAATGCGAGAAGGTCAGATTGCGACTCTGCTCGGCCTCGGCCATCGCCAGCTTCATCTCGTTGCGGTCGTAGCGGTGGAACGAGTCGCCCTCCACCACAACGGCGTTGATCCCTTCGCGGCGGAAGATCTCTTGGAAGGTCCGCGTGACGCTGGTCGTGCCCGCACCGGATGATCCGGTGATGGCGACGACGGGGTGTTTGACCGACATGGCACCTCCTCGATGGCCGGACAGAACTCAATGCGGCGCGGGCCGGAACAGGGAGCGCGTCCCGAACAGTGAGCTGTCGAAGCTGGGCCCCGCGTCGGGCTCGCTGTGATAGCGCTCGATCCGCTCCACCTCGTTGCGCGAGCCGAAGATCAGCGGCACCTGGTGATGCACGTCCTCCGGTGGCACCTCGAGCACCCGTTCCCCGCCGGTGGTCGCCCACCCGCCCGCCTGTTCGACGATGAACGCGATCGGATTGGCGCCGTAGAGCAGCGAGACCCGGCCCGGACGCCGCGGGGGCCGGTTGTCGTGCGGATAGAGATAGACCCCGCCGCGGGTCAGGATGTGGAAGGTGTCGGCGACCAACGAGGCGACCCAGCGCATGTTGAAGTCGCGCCCGCGCGGCCCCTCCACGCCGTCGAGACACTCGTGCACGTACCGGCGCACCGGACGTTCCCAGAACCGCTCATTGGCGGCGTTGATCGCGAAACCTGAGGTGTCCTCGGGGATGCGCATGCGCGGGTGGGTCAGCACGAACGCGCCGATCTCGCGATCGAGGGTGAACCCGTCCACCCCACGGCCCGTGGTGAGCACCAGCATCGTCGCCGGGCCGTACAGGGTGAAGCCCGCGCACACCTGATGCACCCCGGCCTGCAGGAAATCGGCTGCCGCCGGCCCGGTTTCGCGCGGCTCGGGGGCGCGCAGCACGCTGAAGATGGTCCCGACGGGCAGATTCACGTCGATGTTGGACGACCCGTCGAGCGGATCGAACGCCAGCAGATACTTGCCGCGCCGATGCGCGTCGGGCACCGGATGAATCGCCGACATCTGTTCGGAGAGCAGCGCGGCCAGATGCCCCGTCCACTGCGTCTCGGCGACCATGATGTCGTTGGCGATCGCGTCGAGCTTGCGATGCACCGTCGGCGGCAGATTGTCCGGCTCCGCCGCGCCCAGCGAGCCGACAATGGCTCCCCTGGTCACCTGATTGGCGATGATCTTCGTCGCCGTCGCCACGACATTGACCAGGGCGGAGAATTCACCGGACGAGCCGGGATGGCGATGCTCCTCCTCGATCGTATAGCGGGTGAGCGTCTTCAGTCCTTCTGGCATGGGCGCCTCTCCTCACGCCGGAGCCCGCGCGGTCGGCCCGTCCGGCGGGTCGGTGGTCACTCGGCCGTGCTCGAACACGCTGCTGCCGTAGACATCCCGGTCGGTCAGCGTGATCAGATCGGACTTGCCGAGCGGGCGATGCAGCTCGACAAGCCGTTTCGCCTGCCGCAGGCGGCAGCGGTCCAGGGCGTTGCGCACGCTGCGCGCGTTGGAGAACCGCGGCCGGGCCATCCGCAGCGTCAGATACTCCGCGAACGCGGCGTGCGCGGCCGCGTCGAACCGGAAGTTCTCCCGCGCCACCATCAATTCGGCGATGCCGAGCAGTTCCGCGTGGGTGTAGTCGGCGAACTCCAGGTGGTGGGCGACCCGCGAGGACAGGCCGGGATTGGCGGAGAAGAAGCGCTCCATCCGATCCGGATAGCCGGCGAAGATCACCACCAGGTTGGCGCGCTCGCTTTCCATCTCCTGCAACAGGATCTCGATGACCTCCTGCCCGTAGTCGCGCTCGTTCTCCGGGCGGAACAGGTAGTAGGCCTCGTCGATGAACAGCACCCCGCCCGCCGCCTTGGCCAGCGCCTCCTTGGTCTTGGGCGCGGTGTGGCCGATGAACTGGCCCACCAGATCGTCGCGGGTGACGGTGTGCACCTTGGGTTTACGGATGTAACCCAGCGCGTGCAGCATCTCGGCCATGCGCAGCGCGACGGTGGTCTTGCCGGTGCCGGGACCGCCCGTGAAGCTCATGTGCATGGTGGGCCGCGACGCACTCAACCCGAAGCGCTGCCTGGCCCGATCGACCAGCAGCAGCGCCGCGATCTCGCGCACCCGGCCCTTCACGTTCGCCAGGCCGACGAGCTCGGCGTCGAGCCTGCGCAACGTCTCCTCGACGTCGTTACCCGCGATATCGGTCGAAAGGTCGAGCAGCGCATCGGCATCCAGCGGTTCCGGCTCGGCCTCGACGGCAGGCTCGGGGCGCACCGGCCTGCCGTCACCGGCGCCGGGGCGGTGCAGCCGGAAACCGTTCTGCTCAGCCGCCATACCGCCGCCCCTGGCGGTCGTCGGTGGCGTAGGAGTGGAACCCGTACTGCTGGCGGCGATCCGAGCCTTCCGCGCGGGTCAGCACGAAGCCGGGTTCGTCGGCCGGACGCTGCACCAGAAAGCTCAGCGCGGTGGTCTGCCTGCCGTAGCGGGCATCATAGGCCAGCACCCGGACGTAGTGGTGCGGGAAAGTCGCACGGCAGGCGTTGATCTCGGCGAGCACACCGTCGGGCTCGTCCAGATCGAACAGCGGCAGACCCCACATCTCCCAGTAGGCGTTACGCGGATGCGGATCGTCGGTGTACTCGATCGACACCGGCCAGCTGTTGAGCAGCGCGTACCGCACCTGCGCGGCGATCTCGGCATCGGTGAATTCCGGCAGGTAGGAAAAGGTTCCGTGACGCAGATACATGAGCGGGCTCCTGGGCGGTCAGCGGGTCGCCGTCGGCACCGCGTCGGGTGCGTCGGTGGCGGCATAGTCGAAGGTGACATCGCCCCAGGTCGCCAGCGCGACCTCGAGCGGACGGCAGATCTCGGCCGCCTTACGCAGCACGTCGGGCCCCTCCTTCAGCAGATCGCGGCCCTCATTGCGCGCCTTGACCACCGCCTCGAGCGCCACCCGGTTCGCCTCGGCGCCGGCCGCGATGCCCAGCGGATGGCCGATGGTGCCGCCGCCGAACTGCAGGATCACGTCGTCGGCGAACAGATCGAGCAGCTGATGCATCTGCCCGGCGTGGATACCGCCGGAAGCCACCGGCAGCACCCCGGGCAGGCTCGCCCAATGCTGGTCGAAGAAGATCCCGTTGGCCGGGTTGGCGGGAATATGGTTCTCCCGCAACGTGTCATAGAACCCCTTGGTCGTCGCCGGATCGCCCTCCAGCTTCCCGACGACGGTGCCCGCGTGCAGGTGGTCGACACCGATCAACCGGCACCACTTGGCCAGCACCCGGAAGCTCACCCCGTGCGTCTTCTGCCGCGTGAACGTCGAATGCCCGGCCCGGTGCAGGTGCAGCAGCACACCGTTGCGCCGCGCCCAGTGCGACATCGACTGCATCGCCGTGTAACCCACGGTCAGATCCATCATGATCACGACGCTGCCCAGCTCCTTCGCGAACTCGGCCCGCTCGTACATGTCCTCCATGGTCGCCGCGGTGACATTGAGGTAGTGGCCCTTGAGTTCGCCGGTGTCGGCGATCGCGCGGTTCACGCCCTCCATCGCGTACAGGTAGCGATCCCGCCACCGCATGAACGGCTGGGAATTGATGTTCTCGTCGTCCTTGGTGAAATCCAGTCCGCCCTTGCACGCCTCGTACACCACGCGGCCGTAATTGCGCGCCGACAGACCGAGTTTCGGTTTCACCGTGGCGCCGAGCAACGGCCTGCCGTACTTGTTCAGATACTCCCGCTCCATCACGACACCGTGCGGCGGGCCCTGGAAAGTCTTCACATACGCCACCGGAATACGCATGTCCTCGAGCCGCAGCGCCAGCAAAGGCTTGAAGCCGAACACATTACCGATGACCGAGGAGGTCAGGTTGGTGATCGAACCTTCTTCGAAAAGGTCGAGATCGTAGGCGATATACGCGAAATACTCACCCGGGCGGCCGGGCACCTCGTCGATCCGATAGCACTTGGCCTGATACTTCGTGTGCGCGGTGAGCCGGTCGGTCCACACCACCGTCCAAGTGGCCGTCGAGGATTCACCGGCGACCGCGGCCGCCGCCTCGATCGGATCGACGCCCGGCTGCGGGGTGACCCGGAACGCGGCCAGCACATCGGTATCGGAGGGCTGATAGTCCGGCGCGTAATACCCCATCGAGGCATACGACTGCACACCCGGATCCCACCGGTCCCGCTCGCTTGCTTCGGCCATCGTTCCTCCCGGGGTCGGTGATCGGCAGGCGCTTTCCGGTGATTCAGGTTGTGCGCCTTGCGAATTCCAGGATGACGGCAGCGTCGACAACAAACAATTTGATTGTTCCTGCGTAAACTCAACCGAAAAGTCAGGTTTCGGCGCGCACGGGATCGGGAAAACGGCGCGCGGCAGGGCGGAAAACTTCCACCGGCCGCTGCGAACACCCCGGAGCGCGCACCACTCCGGGGTGTTCGAGCGCGGCGCGGCAGGGGAGACACGCGCCGCGGTCGGGTTGACCCTGACAGCTCCGATGTTTCCACAGATCACCGCTCCCCCGACGCCGTCAATTCCTCTGGCACCAGAGTCACCGTCGATCTCTGCTACCGTCGGCGGATGGCAGCGGTCAGTGCAGCCAGGATGGAAACCTTCCTGGTCGTGGCCAGATTGAGCAGCATCCGGCGCGCCGCCGCCCAGCTGCACATCACCGAGGCCGCGGTCTCCGCCGCCGTCGCGCACGTCGAGAAACAGTTGGGCGCCAAGCTCATCGCCAAATCCGGGCGCGGGATCACGCTCACCGAGGCCGGACGGATCTACGCCGAATACTGCCGCAGCATCCTCGGTTTGATGAACGAGGCGCACGCCGCGGTCCAGCAGGCCGAAACCGGGCGACTACGCATCGGCGTCGTCGCCACCGCGGGCGAGTACGTGCTACTCGGCCCGCTCGCGTCGTTTCGTCACCGCTTCCCCGATATCGAACTCAGCCTCTCGGTCCACCCGCGCGACGTGCTGTTCCTCGAATTGCAGCACCACGAAACCGATCTCGTCATCGCGGGCCGCCCGCCCCGCAACACCGGCCTGGTCATCCGCGCGCGCCGGGCCAGCCGCCTCGTCGTCGTCGGCACACCGAATCAGGATCCCGCACACGCCACCTGGCTCTTACGCGGCCGCGGCTCCGGCACCCGCGACGCCACCCTGGCCCTGCTGGACCAACTCGATCTCGCCCCACCGACCCTGACCCTCGGCAGCCACGGCACCGTGCTCGCCGCGGCCCGCGCCGGGCTCGGCGTCACCCTCATCCACAGCGACGCCGTCTCCCAGGACCTCGACTCCGGTGCCCTGCACATCCTTCCGGTCACCGGCACCCCCATGGACCGCCCCTGGCACGCGATCACCACCCGCACCCCCACCCCCACCACCCGCCTTTTCCTCACCCACATCTGCGCCCCCACCGAAGTAGGCCCCGACGCCTTCGATCCCGCTTGAGGATTCGCGGTCCGGACCGGGCAGCTGGTCAGATCTCGCGGACGCCGGTGGGCGGCATCGGGATAGCTCGCCCCGCATACCGGGCGCGCCGAACTCCGGCCTCCGCAATGGCCGAGCAAGGCCGGGACCGCCGACAGTAGGGTTTCAGTCACCCAGGAAGCGTTGGAGTTCGGTGGTGACGAACTGAGGGTTCTCTTCGACGAGCCAGTGGCCCGCGTGCGGGACATCGGCGGCCTGGACGATGTTGGTCATCCGGGTCGCGGTGGTGGCGCGGACGGGGTCGAGCTGGCCCTGTGCGGTCAAGAGCAGGGTGGGAGCGGTCACCGGGGCCGCGGCTACGGTGTCGCGAACATCCTGGTCCAGCGCGCGGTAGAGCTCGAAACCGGCGGACAGGACCTCGGGCTTGCGGTAGGTCCGCGCGAACTCGTCGATCTCGGCGGGGGTGAACGGTGAACGGTCCGCGGTGCCACCGAAAGCCGTTCCGCCGAAGGACACCTGCGGGTAGAACAGGGCGAGGTATTCGCGCACGTCGTCGCCCACCACGGCTTCGGGCACGCGCCGCTGCGCGTGGAAGGCGATGTGCCAGCTCAGGGAGCGGTAGGTGGGTCCGTCGATCGCGGGACCGGGCAACGGCAGATCGAGATACCCGAGGCGTGCGGTGTCGGCCGGAAACAGGCTCGCGTACTGGAACGCGACCGCCGCCCCGAAGTTATGGCCGATCACCTGTGCGTCGCGCACCCCGAGCCGGTCGGCGATGAGCGTGTGCACGTACCGCGCCAAGGTGGCCTTGTCGTATCCGCTCGGCGAGCCCGTACTATCCCCCAGACCGGGCAGGTCGACGGCATAGACGGTGTGCTTCTCCGCCAGCGCGGGCATGATCGGCCACCATCCGAACCAGGTCTGCGGCCACCCGTGGATCAACACCACCGGCGACCCGCTACCGCCCTTCACGTAGTGCATGCGCACGCCGTCCACGTTCGCGAACTCGTGCCGGAAGGTGCTCTCGAACACCGAATCACCTTGCGTGGCACTGGCATACGGGGGCGCCGCGTCGGCAGCAGTCGTCGCGCATGCGGTGGTACCGGTGGCCAGCAGCAACGTGAACACGAGAGCCGCCACCGCGCGCGCGGAAAGCCTCGGCCGGGAGATGGATTTCATGGGTTTCCTGTTCGAAGTAGTCGAGTTGAATGAACGGGACTCGGCCGCGTCGCGACTGCATCCGGTTGCCCGCGTTGGCAGGCGAGTTGGTGTGCGAGCGGATAACCGCCTCAGCGACCGGTCGCCCCATCGATCAGTTCGCGAAGGATGTCGGCGTGGCCCGCGTGTCGCCCGGTCTCCTCGATCATGTGCACCAGCGCCCAGCGAACACTGGGCGCCGGACGTCCCGGGCGCGGGATAGGCGCGGCGAGATCCCCACAGCCGTCGAGGATTTCGTTCGACCGCTCGACGGCCGCCCGATAGCCCGCGACCACCTCGGCGACGGAGTCGTGCGGCGCCGCATGGAAGGTCGCCTGCCAGTCGGTCACGGTATCGCCGAGGAACATCGAGCGTTCGACGGCGGTCAGGTGGGTGAGCAGGCCGAGCAGATTCGTGCCCGATGGCACCGCGGCTCGCACCTGTGGTTCCGGTGCGCCGTCGACCTTCGCGGCAATCGAGTCGCGCAGATAGTCCAGGAACCCGCGCAACGTCTCAGCCTCGCTGTTGCCGGTTCGTGGCGGCGGAACGTCCTTACGGCGCTTGATGGTCGGCATGCCGGTCTCCTTTCGATGGTCAGGCGATGCGGCGAACGAGCAGCAGGCGGTCGATCACCTCGGCGGTGCGGCCGTCCGGCCCGCGCGCAACCCGCGCGGACGCGACCGCTCGGTCGAGTCGGCGACTGTTTCGACCAGCCGATCGTTCGGTGTCGGGTCGCCGGCCGGACGTGTCGCATAGACGCCGTCCCAGAACGTGACCGCCTCGGTGGTGCTCATCGGGGGCTCCTTTTGTCGATACGCGCCCAGTCTCGCCAGCGACACCAGGACTTGGCACGAAAACTTGCGGTTCCGGCAAGATGTGCGGCATGGACCGCGAAACCGAAGAAGTGCTCGGCGTGGTCGGCCCCCGCCTGCGCGCCCTGCGCCGCGAGCGCGGCATCACCCTCGCCGACCTCGCCGCGCGCACCGGCGTCTCCGAGAGCACCCTGTCCCGGCTGGAAAGCGGACAGCGCCGCGCCACCCTGGAATTGCTGCTGCCCCTGGCCCGCACCTACGACGTTCCGCTCGACGATCTCGTCGGCGCGCCGAGGACCGGCGACCCCCGCATCCACCTCAAGCCGATCCGCCGCTACGGCATGATCTTCGTGCCGCTGTCCCGGCGGCCGGGCGGAATCCAAGCCTTCAAGATGATCATCCCCGGCACGCCCGAACCGCTCGAGCCGACGCCCCAGACCCACGAGGGCTTCGAATGGCTCTACGTGCTCAACGGACACCTACGCCTGGTCCTCGGCGACCGCGACTACACCCTGCCCCCAGGCGAGGCCGCCGAATTCGACACTGCCGTCCCCCACTGGCTGGGCAGCGCCGACGCCGCCACCGTCGAACTCCTCATCCTCTTCGGCCCCCAGGGCCTGCGAGCCCACGTCCGCGCCGAACCACCCCAGCCGAAAGAGCATTAGCGATAGAGACCTTCGCCTCTCACATCAGTTGCCCCCGCATCGAGGCAAACTGGTCCGCCGCGTTCGGGGTCGGACACCTGGGTCACTTGAG
This genomic interval carries:
- a CDS encoding helix-turn-helix domain-containing protein, which codes for MDRETEEVLGVVGPRLRALRRERGITLADLAARTGVSESTLSRLESGQRRATLELLLPLARTYDVPLDDLVGAPRTGDPRIHLKPIRRYGMIFVPLSRRPGGIQAFKMIIPGTPEPLEPTPQTHEGFEWLYVLNGHLRLVLGDRDYTLPPGEAAEFDTAVPHWLGSADAATVELLILFGPQGLRAHVRAEPPQPKEH
- a CDS encoding DinB family protein; protein product: MPTIKRRKDVPPPRTGNSEAETLRGFLDYLRDSIAAKVDGAPEPQVRAAVPSGTNLLGLLTHLTAVERSMFLGDTVTDWQATFHAAPHDSVAEVVAGYRAAVERSNEILDGCGDLAAPIPRPGRPAPSVRWALVHMIEETGRHAGHADILRELIDGATGR
- a CDS encoding alpha/beta fold hydrolase, which codes for MKSISRPRLSARAVAALVFTLLLATGTTACATTAADAAPPYASATQGDSVFESTFRHEFANVDGVRMHYVKGGSGSPVVLIHGWPQTWFGWWPIMPALAEKHTVYAVDLPGLGDSTGSPSGYDKATLARYVHTLIADRLGVRDAQVIGHNFGAAVAFQYASLFPADTARLGYLDLPLPGPAIDGPTYRSLSWHIAFHAQRRVPEAVVGDDVREYLALFYPQVSFGGTAFGGTADRSPFTPAEIDEFARTYRKPEVLSAGFELYRALDQDVRDTVAAAPVTAPTLLLTAQGQLDPVRATTATRMTNIVQAADVPHAGHWLVEENPQFVTTELQRFLGD
- a CDS encoding LysR family transcriptional regulator; this encodes MAAVSAARMETFLVVARLSSIRRAAAQLHITEAAVSAAVAHVEKQLGAKLIAKSGRGITLTEAGRIYAEYCRSILGLMNEAHAAVQQAETGRLRIGVVATAGEYVLLGPLASFRHRFPDIELSLSVHPRDVLFLELQHHETDLVIAGRPPRNTGLVIRARRASRLVVVGTPNQDPAHATWLLRGRGSGTRDATLALLDQLDLAPPTLTLGSHGTVLAAARAGLGVTLIHSDAVSQDLDSGALHILPVTGTPMDRPWHAITTRTPTPTTRLFLTHICAPTEVGPDAFDPA
- a CDS encoding class 1 fructose-bisphosphatase — encoded protein: MPEGLKTLTRYTIEEEHRHPGSSGEFSALVNVVATATKIIANQVTRGAIVGSLGAAEPDNLPPTVHRKLDAIANDIMVAETQWTGHLAALLSEQMSAIHPVPDAHRRGKYLLAFDPLDGSSNIDVNLPVGTIFSVLRAPEPRETGPAAADFLQAGVHQVCAGFTLYGPATMLVLTTGRGVDGFTLDREIGAFVLTHPRMRIPEDTSGFAINAANERFWERPVRRYVHECLDGVEGPRGRDFNMRWVASLVADTFHILTRGGVYLYPHDNRPPRRPGRVSLLYGANPIAFIVEQAGGWATTGGERVLEVPPEDVHHQVPLIFGSRNEVERIERYHSEPDAGPSFDSSLFGTRSLFRPAPH
- a CDS encoding nuclear transport factor 2 family protein, which produces MTTFREAVEARDVEAMEALFADDVVFTSPVAFKPYPGKAITTAILRGVLRVFEDFRYLREIGDADGRDHALVFEATVNGKTVNGCDFLHYDETGKIDALTVMVRPLSAAQTLAEAMAAQFPRIQEEALAATRPQPTP
- a CDS encoding AAA family ATPase, with product MAAEQNGFRLHRPGAGDGRPVRPEPAVEAEPEPLDADALLDLSTDIAGNDVEETLRRLDAELVGLANVKGRVREIAALLLVDRARQRFGLSASRPTMHMSFTGGPGTGKTTVALRMAEMLHALGYIRKPKVHTVTRDDLVGQFIGHTAPKTKEALAKAAGGVLFIDEAYYLFRPENERDYGQEVIEILLQEMESERANLVVIFAGYPDRMERFFSANPGLSSRVAHHLEFADYTHAELLGIAELMVARENFRFDAAAHAAFAEYLTLRMARPRFSNARSVRNALDRCRLRQAKRLVELHRPLGKSDLITLTDRDVYGSSVFEHGRVTTDPPDGPTARAPA
- a CDS encoding phosphoribulokinase; amino-acid sequence: MSVKHPVVAITGSSGAGTTSVTRTFQEIFRREGINAVVVEGDSFHRYDRNEMKLAMAEAEQSRNLTFSHFGEEANLLKELEQLFRDYGETGVGQVRKYLHDEREAEPYGQPAGTFTPWEDLAPGSDLLFYEGLHGAAITDSVNVAQYADLLVGVVPIVNLEWIQKVIRDKTERGYSSEAVIDTILRRMPDYVKYICPQFSHTYVNFQRVPTVDTSNPFIARSIPTADESFVVIRFADPKVIDFPYLLSMLHDSFMSRPNCIVVPGGKMDLAMQLIFTPLILRLMDKRPKRSH
- a CDS encoding form I ribulose bisphosphate carboxylase large subunit gives rise to the protein MAEASERDRWDPGVQSYASMGYYAPDYQPSDTDVLAAFRVTPQPGVDPIEAAAAVAGESSTATWTVVWTDRLTAHTKYQAKCYRIDEVPGRPGEYFAYIAYDLDLFEEGSITNLTSSVIGNVFGFKPLLALRLEDMRIPVAYVKTFQGPPHGVVMEREYLNKYGRPLLGATVKPKLGLSARNYGRVVYEACKGGLDFTKDDENINSQPFMRWRDRYLYAMEGVNRAIADTGELKGHYLNVTAATMEDMYERAEFAKELGSVVIMMDLTVGYTAMQSMSHWARRNGVLLHLHRAGHSTFTRQKTHGVSFRVLAKWCRLIGVDHLHAGTVVGKLEGDPATTKGFYDTLRENHIPANPANGIFFDQHWASLPGVLPVASGGIHAGQMHQLLDLFADDVILQFGGGTIGHPLGIAAGAEANRVALEAVVKARNEGRDLLKEGPDVLRKAAEICRPLEVALATWGDVTFDYAATDAPDAVPTATR
- a CDS encoding ribulose bisphosphate carboxylase small subunit, encoding MYLRHGTFSYLPEFTDAEIAAQVRYALLNSWPVSIEYTDDPHPRNAYWEMWGLPLFDLDEPDGVLAEINACRATFPHHYVRVLAYDARYGRQTTALSFLVQRPADEPGFVLTRAEGSDRRQQYGFHSYATDDRQGRRYGG